In Prunus dulcis chromosome 2, ALMONDv2, whole genome shotgun sequence, a single genomic region encodes these proteins:
- the LOC117617286 gene encoding pentatricopeptide repeat-containing protein At1g76280-like isoform X6 gives MQMQIVDALRLGERGQASNLLLNLGHGNDSLRADDFIDILNYCAKSPDPLFVMETWRIMDEKEISLNNICSLLMVQSLCKGGYLEEAFKLINFLGEIPGIYPVLPIYNSFLRACAKMQSIKNANQCLDLMERQMVGKNEVTYSELLKLAVWQQNLPAAHEIWKDYIKCYSLSIIPLRKFIWSFTRLGDLKSAYEKLQYMVALAIRGNTYVNRTSEGKLYSSRLDIPIPSICELDLKKLDLEENKHSIPSIYCENLDDHAVNADQCTTFGLGVGEVENVRMDMLDIHISQPVMKILRWSFSDVIHACARLRNGGLAEQLILQMQKFGLQPSSHTYDGFVRAVTSERGFSSGMEILRIMQQRNLKPYDSTLANLSIGCSKVLELDFAEALLVQISECSYPHPFNAFLAACDTVDQPERAVQMLAKMKQLKVVPDIRTYELLFSLFGNVNAPYEEGNMLSQVDAAKRINAIELDMARYGIQHSYLSMKNLLKALGAEGMIRELIQYLDVAENIFCRNNIYLGTPIYNTVLHSLVEAKENQMAIKIFKNMKSFGFPADAATYHIMIDCCSILGCYRSACALVSMMLRDGFYPLTVTYTILIKILLEDDDIEEALNLLDQASSERNELDTLLFNTILEKACEKEVIEVVEFVVEWMHQEKVQPDPATCHFVFSAYANSGFHSTAMEALQALSMRMICEEDGSFPEKAEFEDDFIFAEDLEAESRIVQLFKDSEENLAVALLNLRWCAVLGLFEKIRGCPFIFFGSLRYFVSYCFVYLKGEIVLQFSEQDQLCLGGGGSIFCC, from the exons ATGCAGATGCAAATTGTTGATGCACTACGCTTGGGTGAGAGAGGCCAAGCTTCCAATCTGCTTTTGAATCTTGGCCATGGGAATGATTCATTAAGAGCTGATGATTTCATCGATATTCTTAATTACTGTGCTAAGTCACCTGATCCATTG TTTGTAATGGAGACTTGGAGAATAATGGATGAAAAAGAGATTAGCCTGAATAACATATGCTCTTTGCTTATGGTGCAATCTCTATGTAAAGGAGGATATTTGGAGGAG GCATTTAAGTTGATAAATTTCCTTGGAGAAATTCCTGGCATCTATCCGGTTCTACCTATCTACAACAGTTTCTTAAGGGCTTGTGCCAAAATGCAGAGTATAAAAAATGCCAATCAGTGTTTGGACTTGATGGAGCGTCAAATGGTGGGGAAGAATGAAGTTACATATTCAGAGCTTCTCAAG CTTGCAGTTTGGCAGCAAAACCTGCCTGCGGCCCATGAAATTTGGAAGGATTATATCAAATGCTACAGTCTGAGCATTATTCCTCTACGGAAGTTTATTTGGTCTTTTACTAGACTGGGAGATTTAAAATCTGCATATGAGAAGTTGCAATATATGGTGGCTTTAGCCATCAGGGGAAACACTTATGTTAATAGAACTTCTGAAGGAAAGTTGTATTCGTCAAGATTAGACATTCCTATACCTTCAATCTGTGAATTAGACTTGAAGAAACTTGATTTGGAGGAGAATAAACATTCCATTCCTTCCATATACTGTGAAAATTTGGATGACCATGCTGTTAATGCAGATCAGTGCACTACTTTTGGCTTGGGAGTTGGAGAAGTTGAAAATGTTCGAATGGATATGCTTGATATACATATAAGCCAGCCtgttatgaaaattttgagatgGTCGTTCAGTGATGTTATTCATGCTTGTGCACGATTAAGAAATGGTGGCTTGGCAGAACAGTTGATCCTACAA atgcaaaaatttgggttgCAACCGTCAAGCCATACATATGATGGCTTTGTCAGAGCAGTTACTTCTGAGCGAGGTTTCAGTAGCGGAATGGAAATT TTAAGAATTATGCAGCAGAGAAATTTGAAGCCGTATGATTCTACTCTGGCAAACCTTTCTATAGGTTGCAGCAAAGTGCTAGAATTGGATTTCGCTGAGGCTCTGCTGGTTCAAATATCTGAATGTTCATATCCACATCCTTTCAATGCTTTTCTTGCAGCATGTGACACAGTG GATCAACCTGAACGAGCAGTGCAGATGTTGGCTAAAATGAAACAATTAAAAGTTGTGCCTGATATTAGGACATACGAGCTGCTGTTTTCGTTATTTGGTAACGTGAATGCCCCATACGAAGAGGGCAACATGTTGTCACAGGTGGATGCTGCTAAACGCATTAATGCTATAGAACTGGATATGGCGAGATATGGTATTCAGCACAGTTATTTATCAATGAAGAACTTG ttGAAAGCGCTTGGAGCAGAGGGGATGATAAGAGAGCTGATCCAGTATTTGGACGTTGCAGAGAATATATTTTGTCGTAATAACATTTATCTGGGAACACCTATTTATAATACGGTGCTGCATTCACTTGTTGAGGCTAAGGAA AATCAAATGGcaattaagatatttaaaaatatgaagtcATTTGGTTTCCCGGCAGATGCTGCGACTTATCATATAATGATTGATTGTTGTAGCATTCTAGGATGTTACAGATCTGCTTGCGCATTGGTCTCCATGATGTTGCGAGATGGCTTTTATCCACTAACAGTGACTTACACCATTCTCATAAAG ATTCTGTTGGAAGATGATGACATTGAGGAAGCATTGAATCTTTTGGATCAAGCCAGTTCAGAACGCAATGAACTTGATACCTTGCTATTTAATACCATTCTTGAAAAAGCCTGTGAAAAG GAAGTGATTGAGGTAGTTGAATTTGTCGTTGAGTGGATGCACCAAGAAAAAGTCCAGCCGGATCCAGCGACCTgccattttgttttctctgcATATGCCAACAGTGGTTTTCACAGCACTGCCATGGAAGCACTGCAGGCTTTGAGCATGCGCATGATATGTGAAGAAGATGGCAGCTTTCCAGAAAAGGCAGAATTTGAGGATGACTTCATCTTTGCTGAAGACTTGGAAGCTGAATCACGAATAGTACAGCTTTTTAAAGATTCTGAAGAGAATCTTGCTGTTGCCCTTTTGAATCTAAGATGGTGCGCCGTGCTTGGCT TATTTGAGAAAATTAGGGGATGcccttttatcttttttggtTCATTACGTTATTTTGTAAGCTACTGCTTTGTATATTTAAAAGGTGAAATCGTGCTGCAGTTCTCGGAACAAGATCAACTGTGCCTAGGAGGAGGCGGCAGCATATTTTGTTGTTAA
- the LOC117617286 gene encoding pentatricopeptide repeat-containing protein At1g76280-like isoform X7, with amino-acid sequence MQSIKNANQCLDLMERQMVGKNEVTYSELLKLAVWQQNLPAAHEIWKDYIKCYSLSIIPLRKFIWSFTRLGDLKSAYEKLQYMVALAIRGNTYVNRTSEGKLYSSRLDIPIPSICELDLKKLDLEENKHSIPSIYCENLDDHAVNADQCTTFGLGVGEVENVRMDMLDIHISQPVMKILRWSFSDVIHACARLRNGGLAEQLILQMQKFGLQPSSHTYDGFVRAVTSERGFSSGMEILRIMQQRNLKPYDSTLANLSIGCSKVLELDFAEALLVQISECSYPHPFNAFLAACDTVDQPERAVQMLAKMKQLKVVPDIRTYELLFSLFGNVNAPYEEGNMLSQVDAAKRINAIELDMARYGIQHSYLSMKNLLKALGAEGMIRELIQYLDVAENIFCRNNIYLGTPIYNTVLHSLVEAKENQMAIKIFKNMKSFGFPADAATYHIMIDCCSILGCYRSACALVSMMLRDGFYPLTVTYTILIKILLEDDDIEEALNLLDQASSERNELDTLLFNTILEKACEKEVIEVVEFVVEWMHQEKVQPDPATCHFVFSAYANSGFHSTAMEALQALSMRMICEEDGSFPEKAEFEDDFIFAEDLEAESRIVQLFKDSEENLAVALLNLRWCAVLGLFEKIRGCPFIFFGSLRYFVSYCFVYLKGEIVLQFSEQDQLCLGGGGSIFCC; translated from the exons ATGCAGAGTATAAAAAATGCCAATCAGTGTTTGGACTTGATGGAGCGTCAAATGGTGGGGAAGAATGAAGTTACATATTCAGAGCTTCTCAAG CTTGCAGTTTGGCAGCAAAACCTGCCTGCGGCCCATGAAATTTGGAAGGATTATATCAAATGCTACAGTCTGAGCATTATTCCTCTACGGAAGTTTATTTGGTCTTTTACTAGACTGGGAGATTTAAAATCTGCATATGAGAAGTTGCAATATATGGTGGCTTTAGCCATCAGGGGAAACACTTATGTTAATAGAACTTCTGAAGGAAAGTTGTATTCGTCAAGATTAGACATTCCTATACCTTCAATCTGTGAATTAGACTTGAAGAAACTTGATTTGGAGGAGAATAAACATTCCATTCCTTCCATATACTGTGAAAATTTGGATGACCATGCTGTTAATGCAGATCAGTGCACTACTTTTGGCTTGGGAGTTGGAGAAGTTGAAAATGTTCGAATGGATATGCTTGATATACATATAAGCCAGCCtgttatgaaaattttgagatgGTCGTTCAGTGATGTTATTCATGCTTGTGCACGATTAAGAAATGGTGGCTTGGCAGAACAGTTGATCCTACAA atgcaaaaatttgggttgCAACCGTCAAGCCATACATATGATGGCTTTGTCAGAGCAGTTACTTCTGAGCGAGGTTTCAGTAGCGGAATGGAAATT TTAAGAATTATGCAGCAGAGAAATTTGAAGCCGTATGATTCTACTCTGGCAAACCTTTCTATAGGTTGCAGCAAAGTGCTAGAATTGGATTTCGCTGAGGCTCTGCTGGTTCAAATATCTGAATGTTCATATCCACATCCTTTCAATGCTTTTCTTGCAGCATGTGACACAGTG GATCAACCTGAACGAGCAGTGCAGATGTTGGCTAAAATGAAACAATTAAAAGTTGTGCCTGATATTAGGACATACGAGCTGCTGTTTTCGTTATTTGGTAACGTGAATGCCCCATACGAAGAGGGCAACATGTTGTCACAGGTGGATGCTGCTAAACGCATTAATGCTATAGAACTGGATATGGCGAGATATGGTATTCAGCACAGTTATTTATCAATGAAGAACTTG ttGAAAGCGCTTGGAGCAGAGGGGATGATAAGAGAGCTGATCCAGTATTTGGACGTTGCAGAGAATATATTTTGTCGTAATAACATTTATCTGGGAACACCTATTTATAATACGGTGCTGCATTCACTTGTTGAGGCTAAGGAA AATCAAATGGcaattaagatatttaaaaatatgaagtcATTTGGTTTCCCGGCAGATGCTGCGACTTATCATATAATGATTGATTGTTGTAGCATTCTAGGATGTTACAGATCTGCTTGCGCATTGGTCTCCATGATGTTGCGAGATGGCTTTTATCCACTAACAGTGACTTACACCATTCTCATAAAG ATTCTGTTGGAAGATGATGACATTGAGGAAGCATTGAATCTTTTGGATCAAGCCAGTTCAGAACGCAATGAACTTGATACCTTGCTATTTAATACCATTCTTGAAAAAGCCTGTGAAAAG GAAGTGATTGAGGTAGTTGAATTTGTCGTTGAGTGGATGCACCAAGAAAAAGTCCAGCCGGATCCAGCGACCTgccattttgttttctctgcATATGCCAACAGTGGTTTTCACAGCACTGCCATGGAAGCACTGCAGGCTTTGAGCATGCGCATGATATGTGAAGAAGATGGCAGCTTTCCAGAAAAGGCAGAATTTGAGGATGACTTCATCTTTGCTGAAGACTTGGAAGCTGAATCACGAATAGTACAGCTTTTTAAAGATTCTGAAGAGAATCTTGCTGTTGCCCTTTTGAATCTAAGATGGTGCGCCGTGCTTGGCT TATTTGAGAAAATTAGGGGATGcccttttatcttttttggtTCATTACGTTATTTTGTAAGCTACTGCTTTGTATATTTAAAAGGTGAAATCGTGCTGCAGTTCTCGGAACAAGATCAACTGTGCCTAGGAGGAGGCGGCAGCATATTTTGTTGTTAA
- the LOC117617286 gene encoding pentatricopeptide repeat-containing protein At1g76280-like isoform X3: MHRPLARVALRSIADSLFKSQPQYHGQRIGPDRLEYSRTLTTSNCHEVSWHSAESITRSMQMQIVDALRLGERGQASNLLLNLGHGNDSLRADDFIDILNYCAKSPDPLFVMETWRIMDEKEISLNNICSLLMVQSLCKGGYLEEAFKLINFLGEIPGIYPVLPIYNSFLRACAKMQSIKNANQCLDLMERQMVGKNEVTYSELLKLAVWQQNLPAAHEIWKDYIKCYSLSIIPLRKFIWSFTRLGDLKSAYEKLQYMVALAIRGNTYVNRTSEGKLYSSRLDIPIPSICELDLKKLDLEENKHSIPSIYCENLDDHAVNADQCTTFGLGVGEVENVRMDMLDIHISQPVMKILRWSFSDVIHACARLRNGGLAEQLILQMQKFGLQPSSHTYDGFVRAVTSERGFSSGMEILRIMQQRNLKPYDSTLANLSIGCSKVLELDFAEALLVQISECSYPHPFNAFLAACDTVDQPERAVQMLAKMKQLKVVPDIRTYELLFSLFGNVNAPYEEGNMLSQVDAAKRINAIELDMARYGIQHSYLSMKNLLKALGAEGMIRELIQYLDVAENIFCRNNIYLGTPIYNTVLHSLVEAKENQMAIKIFKNMKSFGFPADAATYHIMIDCCSILGCYRSACALVSMMLRDGFYPLTVTYTILIKILLEDDDIEEALNLLDQASSERNELDTLLFNTILEKACEKEVIEVVEFVVEWMHQEKVQPDPATCHFVFSAYANSGFHSTAMEALQALSMRMICEEDGSFPEKAEFEDDFIFAEDLEAESRIVQLFKDSEENLAVALLNLRWCAVLGFPISWSPNQSPWARRLSSNYTARKGAT; encoded by the exons ATGCACAGACCTCT aGCGAGGGTTGCATTGCGGTCAATTGCAGATTCGCTTTTTAAGTCACAACCACAATACCAT GGACAAAGAATTGGTCCCGACAGATTGGAGTATTCTCGAACTCTTACAACCTCAAATT GTCATGAAGTTTCGTGGCACAGCGCAGAATCAATTACCAGGTCCATGCAGATGCAAATTGTTGATGCACTACGCTTGGGTGAGAGAGGCCAAGCTTCCAATCTGCTTTTGAATCTTGGCCATGGGAATGATTCATTAAGAGCTGATGATTTCATCGATATTCTTAATTACTGTGCTAAGTCACCTGATCCATTG TTTGTAATGGAGACTTGGAGAATAATGGATGAAAAAGAGATTAGCCTGAATAACATATGCTCTTTGCTTATGGTGCAATCTCTATGTAAAGGAGGATATTTGGAGGAG GCATTTAAGTTGATAAATTTCCTTGGAGAAATTCCTGGCATCTATCCGGTTCTACCTATCTACAACAGTTTCTTAAGGGCTTGTGCCAAAATGCAGAGTATAAAAAATGCCAATCAGTGTTTGGACTTGATGGAGCGTCAAATGGTGGGGAAGAATGAAGTTACATATTCAGAGCTTCTCAAG CTTGCAGTTTGGCAGCAAAACCTGCCTGCGGCCCATGAAATTTGGAAGGATTATATCAAATGCTACAGTCTGAGCATTATTCCTCTACGGAAGTTTATTTGGTCTTTTACTAGACTGGGAGATTTAAAATCTGCATATGAGAAGTTGCAATATATGGTGGCTTTAGCCATCAGGGGAAACACTTATGTTAATAGAACTTCTGAAGGAAAGTTGTATTCGTCAAGATTAGACATTCCTATACCTTCAATCTGTGAATTAGACTTGAAGAAACTTGATTTGGAGGAGAATAAACATTCCATTCCTTCCATATACTGTGAAAATTTGGATGACCATGCTGTTAATGCAGATCAGTGCACTACTTTTGGCTTGGGAGTTGGAGAAGTTGAAAATGTTCGAATGGATATGCTTGATATACATATAAGCCAGCCtgttatgaaaattttgagatgGTCGTTCAGTGATGTTATTCATGCTTGTGCACGATTAAGAAATGGTGGCTTGGCAGAACAGTTGATCCTACAA atgcaaaaatttgggttgCAACCGTCAAGCCATACATATGATGGCTTTGTCAGAGCAGTTACTTCTGAGCGAGGTTTCAGTAGCGGAATGGAAATT TTAAGAATTATGCAGCAGAGAAATTTGAAGCCGTATGATTCTACTCTGGCAAACCTTTCTATAGGTTGCAGCAAAGTGCTAGAATTGGATTTCGCTGAGGCTCTGCTGGTTCAAATATCTGAATGTTCATATCCACATCCTTTCAATGCTTTTCTTGCAGCATGTGACACAGTG GATCAACCTGAACGAGCAGTGCAGATGTTGGCTAAAATGAAACAATTAAAAGTTGTGCCTGATATTAGGACATACGAGCTGCTGTTTTCGTTATTTGGTAACGTGAATGCCCCATACGAAGAGGGCAACATGTTGTCACAGGTGGATGCTGCTAAACGCATTAATGCTATAGAACTGGATATGGCGAGATATGGTATTCAGCACAGTTATTTATCAATGAAGAACTTG ttGAAAGCGCTTGGAGCAGAGGGGATGATAAGAGAGCTGATCCAGTATTTGGACGTTGCAGAGAATATATTTTGTCGTAATAACATTTATCTGGGAACACCTATTTATAATACGGTGCTGCATTCACTTGTTGAGGCTAAGGAA AATCAAATGGcaattaagatatttaaaaatatgaagtcATTTGGTTTCCCGGCAGATGCTGCGACTTATCATATAATGATTGATTGTTGTAGCATTCTAGGATGTTACAGATCTGCTTGCGCATTGGTCTCCATGATGTTGCGAGATGGCTTTTATCCACTAACAGTGACTTACACCATTCTCATAAAG ATTCTGTTGGAAGATGATGACATTGAGGAAGCATTGAATCTTTTGGATCAAGCCAGTTCAGAACGCAATGAACTTGATACCTTGCTATTTAATACCATTCTTGAAAAAGCCTGTGAAAAG GAAGTGATTGAGGTAGTTGAATTTGTCGTTGAGTGGATGCACCAAGAAAAAGTCCAGCCGGATCCAGCGACCTgccattttgttttctctgcATATGCCAACAGTGGTTTTCACAGCACTGCCATGGAAGCACTGCAGGCTTTGAGCATGCGCATGATATGTGAAGAAGATGGCAGCTTTCCAGAAAAGGCAGAATTTGAGGATGACTTCATCTTTGCTGAAGACTTGGAAGCTGAATCACGAATAGTACAGCTTTTTAAAGATTCTGAAGAGAATCTTGCTGTTGCCCTTTTGAATCTAAGATGGTGCGCCGTGCTTGGCTTCCCAATTTCATGGTCACCTAATCAAAGCCCGTGGGCCAGAAGACTGTCATCTAACTACACTGCCAGGAAAGGAGCCACCTAA